The Erigeron canadensis isolate Cc75 chromosome 4, C_canadensis_v1, whole genome shotgun sequence genome window below encodes:
- the LOC122595570 gene encoding eukaryotic translation initiation factor 3 subunit K: MGREESSTTTTEITVEQLVAVNPYNPDILPDLENYVNHQVSSKTYSLDANLCLLRLYQFEPERMSSQIVARILIKALMAMPAPDFSLCLFLIPERVQMDQPFKTLILLSHYLETAKFRQFWDEAAKTRHILDVVPGFEQAIQEYAIHVLSLSYQKAPKSVIAEAINSEGPSLDKFLEHRVTNGDWTLEKGHGKSQLVSLPQNEFNHPELKRSTTDSIPLDHITRIFPVLG, from the exons ATGGGAAGGGAggaatcatcaacaacaacaacagagATCACGGTGGAGCAACTTGTAGCCGTCAATCCTTACAATCCCGATATTCTTCCCGATCTCGAAAATTATGTCAACCATCAG GTTTCATCCAAGACTTACAGTTTAGATGCAAACCTCTGTCTACTTCGTCTCTATCAG TTTGAGCCAGAGAGGATGAGCAGTCAGATCGTTGCCCGCATTTTGATCAAGGCTCTCATGGCGATGCCTGCCCCTGATTTCAGCTTGTGTCTCTTTTTGATTCCAGAGAGAGTG CAAATGGATCAACCGTTCAAGACTCTTATACTTCTCTCTCACTATCTCGAG ACTGCCAAATTCCGTCAGTTTTGGGATGAAGCAGCTAAAACCCGCCATATTCTAGATGTTGTCCCAG GATTTGAGCAAGCAATTCAAGAATATGCAATTCATGTCTTGTCTCTCTCTTACCAAAAAGCCCCGAAATCTGTTATTGCCGAG GCAATTAATAGTGAGGGTCCGTCTTTGGATAAATTTCTTGAGCATCGTGTTACTAATGGCGATTGGACTCTGGAGAAAGGGCATGGCAAAAGCCAACTTGTTTCACTGCCTCAAAACGAGTTTAATCATCCTGAGCTCAAAAGAAGTACTACCGACAGCATTCCATTGGATCATATTACTCGTATCTTTCCTGTTCTTGGATGA
- the LOC122597716 gene encoding uncharacterized protein LOC122597716, with amino-acid sequence MDCLEEIFLNPNAPEGVNDEFVYEEPDDEFESPDVRDEFDYDHDVFYTKEVFDTHIDLVDWAQRTAKELGYVLVTRRSNVTKGGEVKKVVLICNRGGKKDKRSTGAPKGSTKIDCPFKLVGRLTKDHSWWVEVIDHRHNHPSARNLEGIAYARQLTDVQKEFVDEKALLGFGPNSIRDQLKDAFPGILTRSQDISNYLRQHRLKHAQQRGETRMQVK; translated from the exons atggATTGCTTGGAGGAAATTTTCTTAAATCCAAATGCGCCGGAAGGTGTAAATGACGAGTTTGTGTACGAAGAACCCGATGACGAATTTGAATCCCCAGATGTCCGTGATGAATTTGATTACGATCACGATGTTTTTTATACCAAGGAG GTGTTTGACACACACATAGATTTGGTAGACTGGGCTCAAAGAACGGCAAAggagcttggttatgtgttagtAACACGAAGATCAAATGTCACAAAAGGCGGAGAAGTTAAAAAGGTGGTCCTTATTTGCAACCGTGGTGGAAAAAAAGATAAGCGGTCAACCGGGGCACCCAAAGGGAGTACCAAAATTGACTGTCCATTCAAATTGGTAGGCCGTCTGACAAAGGACCATAGTTGGTGGGTTGAAGTTATAGATCACCGACATAACCATCCATCAGCTCGTAATTTGGAAGGTATTGCGTACGCAAGACAACTAACCgatgttcaaaaagaatttgtggACGAAAAGGCGTTGCTAGGTTTTGGGCCAAATAGCATAAGGGACCAATTGAAGGATGCATTTCCCGGCATCTTGACCCGTTCACAAGACATTTCTAACTACCTGCGGCAACACCGGCTAAAGCACGCCCAACAACGAGGGGAAACTCGAATGCAGGTGAAATAA
- the LOC122597717 gene encoding uncharacterized protein LOC122597717, whose amino-acid sequence MLGAHGGDGDGRDPHRSWWKKISGCKNSGSKKTPPPPRGAAKNLKLEAALKKNGGPLPMYFDYKSKTFQSIGDYGAMYKSLLGSLIGDVPQYYESWDDVPESMRDHILEEVQRYFAMDQYLELDEDDPTRKAAKLAFRADAASIYRQRKSKFKSQHFTARGGVGAADTLQTAPPAGMDPEEWGKLLRFYTRDDRVKRAETNKTNRSKQAVGTQGRRSISLAHDRALAKHHNEKKEGPPPTWESTWAATHRLQPPEVASRLEAAQERHSQDPAPTPPTQLFPEAFGSRSGHQRGPGRILRGFGSHDFPVELPQPHFGPPEGSSSGPSGSYSGPSGSQPSGYHVDLNQPGDAYFDPSQLWGGTSAHYGPPSGEFGSLSDMSGFFSGTGSVSGPGVGDDNAGEDDDDSDD is encoded by the exons atgctaggagcTCACGGCGGCGACGGCGATGGGAGGGATCCGCACCGATCGTGGTGGAAGAAAATATCAGGCTGCAAAAACAGCG GCTCGAagaaaacaccaccaccaccaagaggGGCAGCCAAAAATCTAAAACTTGAGGCTGCCTTGAAGAAAAATGGAGGCCCGTTACCCATGTACTTCGACTACAAATCAAAGACCTTTCAGTCGATCGGGGACTACGGGGCTATGTACAAATCTTTGTTAGGCTCGTTGATCGGAGATGTCCCCCAGTACTACGAGTCATGGGACGATGTGCCTGAGTCTATGAGGGACCATATCTTGGAGGAAGTACAG CGCTATTTTGCGATGGACCAGTACTTAGAGCTTGATGAGGACGACCCCACCCGGAAGGCAGCAAAACTGGCTTTCCGTGCTGATGCAGCTAGCATATATAGGCAGagaaagtcaaaattcaaatctcAGCATTTTACAGCACGGGGGGGTGTAGGCGCAGCAGATACCCTGCAGACAGCACCGCCAGCTGGTATGGACCCGGAAGAGTGGGGAAAACTATTGCGTTTCTATACGAGGGATGACCGGGTCAAGCGGGCCGAGACAAACAAGACAAACCGGTCCAAACAGGCGGTGGGGACTCAGGGTCGGCGATCTATTTCTCTTGCCCACGATCGGGCGTTG GCCAAGCACCATAACGAAAAGAAGGAGGGGCCACCGCCCACGTGGGAGTCGACTTGGGCGGCAACCCACAGACTACAACCTCCGGAAGTTGCG TCCCGTCTGGAAGCTGCGCAGGAGAGACATTCACAGGATCCTGCACCGACACCTCCAACCCAGTTGTTCCCGGAAGCGTTTGGATCGCGATCGGGACATCAGCGCGGACCAGGGAGGATTCTCAGGGGTTTCGGATCCCATGATTTCCCTGTTGAGTTGCCGCAACCACATTTTGGACCTCCGGAAGGATCCTCCTCCGGCCCGTCTGGATCCTATTCTGGCCCCTCTGGATCCCAACCTTCCGGCTACCATGTTGACTTGAACCAGCCTGGTGATGCGTATTTCGACCCCAGCCAGTTATGGGGTGGGACATCGGCGCATTATGGACCTCCATCAGGGGAATTTGGTAGCTTGTCGGATATGAGTGGATTTTTTAGTGGGACAGGCTCTGTATCCGGACCAGGTGTGGGTGATGATAATGCCGGTGAGGACGACGACGATTCCGATGATTag
- the LOC122598093 gene encoding uncharacterized protein LOC122598093: protein MPLVEIVGVTPTGKTFSIAHALIENEQHAAYTWVLQCLRSTLEEGFVVRVALTDRDLALMKAVKDVMPETKLILCRIHIWRNIELHANPSFGSKKDYGSFRHRWDKLVNSITVKEYAENEQRLKVFLADKPNLYKYLQIQWLASYKELFVSCWVDQHRNYRNYTTNRVESEHSLLKSVMHQKRLTFHRIVECVNSVVSGQYTEIKGSLEHCRQYNQNKHNYPCLKDLLGKASHVALQIMVDEIDRLKNTVKGDVSKCGCTVWASCGLPCSCRLLTYMQERRRVQEYEIDAFWCKLDITPSTCLPGNVKKDSDDDEPVEAFCGEVTAALERQPIKQRKSLMSKIKDLIYPGRSKIKDPEVQKKTRGRPVGSKKKMPDLNVSPPMPPPPKMKKSRSVHVTTPKYPNTAPDSRSCYRDFQAARHSEHVPTQSRFAEPDTKLREDTRDYIDELIRSSQFSAAGPSNEPTTEPSFLDQLFGAAEPAYYPVPPTAPTGVVDQFFSADTYFPAGPSTPMPAAPSSYFDFFSTPTQPSMPPAPSPPMPPAPAPSPISPISAEQQLAALPVPPPNTRPLQTTGIKGYLDDIPNVFRPYVKGIINVSGDGNCGFRALAVALGYDENEGYEWIRLHMLAEYENNKQFYDELTRWGQVEARFFEGSSRSYVGVFRPTGYWMHMTMGAMLLSNMMGIVIHCLSTAASWTSFAFTYGPDEMPRREPISIALVHGHGHYIMVQLEGDYPMAPEIAYWVQDRVRPPVSKWKDLYRHRQLAYNRYIDATKPPPIYMGTVDSSN from the exons ATGCCGCTTGTTGAGATTGTGGGTGTCACTCCAACTGGCAAGACATTCAGCATTGCGCACGCACTTATTGAAAATGAGCAACATGCGGCATACACATGGGTGTTACAGTGCTTGAGGTCGACGCTCGAAGAAGGGTTCGTCGTGCGTGTGGCACTCACTGATCGGGATCTGGCCCTTATGAAAGCGGTTAAGGATGTGATGCCGGAAACGAAGCTGATACTGTGTAGAATACACATTTGGAGGAATATTGAGTTACATGCCAACCCATCGTTTGGGTCAAAAAAAGATTATGGTTCGTTTAGACACCGGTGGGATAAACTCGTAAACTCAATCACAGTTAAAGAATACGCAGAGAATGAGCAGCGGCTAAAAGTATTCTTGGCAGATAAACCAA ATCTTTATAAGTATCTACAAATACAGTGGCTTGCCTCGTACAAGGAGTTATTTGTGTCATGTTGGGTCGACCAACACCGCAATTAtcgtaactacactaccaacagGGTTGAGAGCGAGCATTCTTTGCTGAAGTCAGTTATGCATCAAAAGCGGCTTACGTTCCATCGAATTGTTGAATGTGTTAACTCTGTTGTCAGCGGGCAATACACCGAAATAAAGGGGTCACTGGAACATTGCAGGCAgtacaatcaaaataaacacaactaTCCCTGTTTAAAGGATTTGCTCGGTAAAGCCTCCCATGTAGCCTTGCAAATTATGGTTGACGAAATTGATCGATTGAAAAATACAGTAAAAGGGGACGTGTCAAAGTGCGGGTGTACAGTATGGGCTAGTTGTGGCTTGCCATGTAGTTGTCGACTTCTAACATACATGCAGGAAC GAAGGCGTGttcaagaatatgagatagaTGCATTTTGGTGCAAGCTCGATATAACCCCGTCCACCTGCCTGCCTGGAAATGTGAAGAAAGACTCGGATGATGACGAGCCTGTTGAGGCCTTTTGTGGCGAGGTTACTGCTGCCTTGGAACGACAACCCATAAAACAAAGGAAAAGCTTGATGTCAAAAATAAAGGACCTCATCTATCCGGGTCGGTCCAAAATCAAGGATCCGGAGGTCCAAAAGAAAACACGTGGTAGACCTGTTGGGTCAAAGAAAAAG ATGCCAGACTTGAACGTATCACCTCcgatgccaccaccaccaaagatGAAAAAGTCGAGGTCCGTGCACGTGACAACACCTAAGTATCCGAATACCGCACCAGACTCACGCTCATGCTACAGAGACTTTCAGGCGGCGAGACACAGTGAGCATGTGCCCACGCAGTCACGTTTCGCGGAGCCTGACACCAAATTACGGGAGGACACCCGTGATTATATTGACGAGTTGATCCGATCGTCACAATTTTCAGCAGCAGGGCCGAGTAATGAGCCTACAACCGAACCCTCATTCCTAGATCAGTTGTTCGGCGCAGCCGAACCCGCGTACTATCCTGTGCCACCAACAGCACCAACAGGCGTAGTGGATCAGTTCTTCAGTGCCGATACTTATTTTCCTGCAGGTCCTAGCACTCCGATGCCAGCTGCACCATCATCGTACTTTGATTTTTTCAGTACGCCCACACAACCTTCGATGCCACCAGCACCATCACCTCCGATGCCACCAGCACCAGCACCATCACCAATATCTCCCATATCAGCTGAGCAGCAATTGGCTGCTCTACCAGTACCACCACCTAACACTCGCCCACTGCAGACGACGGGTATAAAGGGTTACCTTGATGACATACCGAATGTATTTAGACCATACGTCAAGGGGATTATTAATGTCAGTGGTGATGGCAACTGTGGATTCCGGGCACTTGCTGTTGCATTGGGGTACGATGAAAACGAAGGTTACGAGTGGATCCGACTACATATGTTGGCCGAGTATGAAAACAACAAACAATTCTACGATGAACTAACAAGATGGGGACAGGTTGAAGCGAGGTTTTTTGAGGGGTCATCAAGGTCTTATGTAGGGGTGTTTAGACCAACTGGCTACTGGATGCACATGACTATGGGGGCCATGTTGTTGTCCAACATGATGGGTATAGTAATTCACTGTTTATCTACTGCCGCCAGTTGGACTTCGTTCGCATTTACCTATGGTCCTGATGAGATGCCTAGGAGAGAGCCCATATCAATAGCATTAGTACATGGTCACGGTCACTATATCATGGTGCAGTTGGAAGGTGACTACCCGATGGCCCCGGAGATCGCATATTGGGTACAGGATCGTGTAAGGCCTCCCGTGAGCAAATGGAAAGATTTGTACCGACACCGCCAGTTAGCCtacaatagatatatagatgcaaCAAAACCTCCTCCCATCTATATGGGAACAGTGGACTCATCTAATTAG